From one Verrucomicrobiota bacterium genomic stretch:
- the trxA gene encoding thioredoxin translates to MAEIIHLNEATFKETLDTAKGKVIVDFWAPWCGPCRSLGKILESIADVSTEITIYKVDVDECPTLAEAYGVASIPTLLFFQNGQLIAQTVGILNARDILEKFN, encoded by the coding sequence ATGGCAGAAATCATCCATTTAAACGAAGCAACTTTTAAAGAAACGCTCGACACTGCGAAGGGAAAAGTGATCGTTGATTTTTGGGCACCGTGGTGTGGCCCCTGTCGTTCGCTTGGGAAAATTCTCGAATCTATCGCCGATGTCTCGACGGAGATCACAATTTACAAAGTTGACGTCGACGAATGCCCGACGCTCGCCGAGGCTTACGGCGTCGCTTCGATTCCGACGTTACTTTTCTTCCAAAATGGTCAACTGATCGCACAGACGGTCGGCATCCTCAATGCACGCGATATTTTGGAAAAATTTAATTAA